In a genomic window of Primulina huaijiensis isolate GDHJ02 chromosome 10, ASM1229523v2, whole genome shotgun sequence:
- the LOC140985494 gene encoding uncharacterized protein, giving the protein MAAAAILFMVVIYTPFLTCAELNADTQAEIQALTSIKLSLQDPLGALGDWDPSTPEAPCDWRGVSCDGRRVTELRLPNLQLGGLLSPGISNLRMLRKLSLRSNTINGSIPLSVFQCTLLRSIFLQDNSFTGPIPREISNLTSLLILNVAGNQLSGEIPGELPGNLRLLDLSSNAFSGEIPGNISSGSQLQLINLSYNKISGEIPSSFGQLQNLQYLWLDFNSLQGKLPSTLTNCSALIHFSAEGNAISGVVPSPVGELPKLQVISLSHNNLSGPIPASFLCKESGSSSSIRIVKLGFNGFTEIGMPASSACFSALQVLDLQKNKVNGKFPQFLTNVSTLTSLDLSGNLFSGSLGDEIGNLEKLEELKLAYNSFSGVIPAGIKKCVNLKVLDLEGNLFVGVVPAFLGELKSLNALSLGGSNFSGSIPSSFGNLSALEGLNLSNTGLTGELPDEIMVWSNLSSLDLSWNMLSGDIPTSIGNLKKLTVLNLSNNGFSGSIPESIGTLFKLTVLDLSKQNLSGMLPNNLVGLPNLQVIAFQENMFSGEVPEGLSSLLGLQYLNLSFNSFSGQISTTFGFLKSLVVLSLANNHISGSIPSELGNCSALEVIDLRSNALSGSIPTDFSRLSLLSVLDLGKNNLTGEIPEELSNCSSLTSLLLDSNHLTGYIPGNLTLIATLSNFNVSNNDLSGEIPVILGSRFNNQSAFVGNQGLCGMPLDKKCERSSNGNKKNRLILFIAVAASGILLMLSCCCFYIYSFLRWRERVQKGNAGEKKPSPTTASSRTSGGRGSSESSGPKLIIFNNKITLAETIEATRQFDEENVLSRTRQGVVFKACFNDGMVLAIRRLPNGSLDMNTFRKEAESLGRVKHRNLTVLRGYYAGSPDLRLLVYDYMPNGNLGTLLQEASHQDGHVLNWPMRHLIALGISRGLAFLHTNSMVHGDVKPQNVLFDADFEAHLSDFGLDKLTLAPSYEPSTSTSVGTLGYVAPESALTNEVTKESDVYSFGIVLLELLTGKRPIMFTEDEDIVKWVKRQLQRGQISELLEPGLLELDPESSEWEEFLLGIKVGLLCTGSDPSERPKMTDIVFMLEGCRVGPDIHSSADPTSLPSPA; this is encoded by the coding sequence ATGGCCGCCGCTGCTATCTTGTTCATGGTGGTTATCTATACCCCATTCTTAACCTGCGCCGAGTTGAATGCCGACACTCAAGCCGAGATCCAGGCTTTGACTTCTATCAAGCTCAGCCTCCAAGACCCCCTCGGCGCGCTTGGTGACTGGGACCCATCAACTCCGGAGGCACCCTGCGATTGGCGCGGCGTGTCATGCGACGGCCGTCGGGTTACGGAGCTGCGCCTCCCCAACCTCCAGCTCGGGGGTCTTCTTTCCCCGGGAATCTCTAACCTGCGCATGCTGCGGAAGCTCAGCCTTCGCTCCAACACAATCAATGGCAGCATTCCTTTGTCTGTCTTCCAGTGCACCCTCCTCCGATCAATCTTCctccaagacaactcattcacCGGCCCTATCCCGCGGGAGATCTCGAATCTCACTAGCCTTTTAATCCTCAACGTTGCAGGCAATCAACTTTCCGGTGAAATCCCCGGCGAGCTACCAGGAAACCTCCGGTTGTTGGACCTTTCATCGAACGCATTCTCGGGTGAGATTCCCGGAAATATTTCGAGCGGGTCTCAGCTTCAGCTCATCAATTTGTCGTACAACAAGATTTCCGGTGAGATTCCTTCCAGTTTTGGGCAGCTTCAGAATCTTCAATATCTTTGGTTGGACTTCAACAGTTTGCAAGGTAAGTTACCTTCGACTCTGACGAACTGTTCGGCGCTCATTCATTTCAGCGCCGAGGGTAATGCAATCAGCGGTGTCGTGCCGTCGCCGGTAGGAGAACTACCGAAGCTTCAAGTCATATCCTTGTCGCATAATAATTTATCTGGCCCAATACCGGCTTCTTTTTTGTGTAAGGAGTCTGGTTCTTCCTCATCGATACGGATAGTGAAGCTTGGATTCAATGGGTTTACTGAGATTGGTATGCCAGCATCTTCTGCGTGTTTCAGTGCTCTTCAAGTTTTGGATCTCCAAAAGAATAAGGTCAATGGGAAATTTCCGCAGTTTCTGACCAACGTTTCGACACTGACTTCGTTGGATTTGTCTGGGAATTTATTTTCTGGTTCATTAGGGGATGAAATAGGTAATTTGGAGAAATTGGAAGAGTTGAAATTAGCATATAACTCGTTTAGTGGAGTTATTCCCGCTGGCATAAAAAAATGCGTGAATTTAAAAGTTCTTGATCTTGAAGGGAACTTATTTGTTGGAGTGGTCCCGGCATTCTTGGGCGAGTTGAAAAGTTTGAATGCTTTAAGTCTTGGAGGGAGTAACTTTTCGGGTTCAATCCCTTCCAGTTTTGGTAATTTATCGGCCCTGGAAGGACTGAATTTAAGCAATACTGGGCTAACAGGAGAATTGCCTGATGAAATAATGGTGTGGAGCAATTTAAGTTCTTTGGATTTGAGCTGGAACATGTTGTCTGGGGATATTCCTACAAGCATCGGTAATTTAAAGAAGCTTACAGTTTTAAATCTTAGCAACAATGGTTTTTCGGGTTCTATCCCAGAAAGTATTGGGACTTTGTTCAAGTTGACAGTTCTTGATTTGAGCAAACAGAATTTATCTGGGATGTTGCCTAATAATCTTGTTGGTTTGCCTAATCTGCAAGTGATTGCGTTTCAAGAGAATATGTTTTCGGGGGAAGTTCCTGAAGGTTTAAGTAGCTTGTTGGGGTTGCAGTATTTAAATCTATCTTTCAATTCATTTTCCGGTCAAATTTCTACCACATTTGGTTTCTTGAAGTCATTAGTTGTTCTGTCGTTGGCCAATAATCACATTTCGGGATCTATTCCTTCGGAACTGGGTAATTGTTCAGCTCTTGAAGTTATTGATCTCCGTTCAAATGCTTTGAGTGGTTCGATTCCGACTGATTTTTCTCGTCTCTCGCTGTTGAGTGTTCTTGATTTGGGAAAGAACAATCTTACAGGAGAAATTCCAGAAGAACTCTCTAATTGCTCTTCGCTGACATCTCTTTTGCTTGACTCAAATCATTTGACCGGATATATTCCAGGCAATCTCACATTAATTGCTACCCTTTCCAATTTCAATGTGTCCAACAATGACTTATCCGGTGAAATCCCAGTGATCTTAGGTTCTAGGTTCAACAATCAGTCGGCTTTTGTGGGTAACCAGGGGCTATGTGGGATGCCATTGGATAAGAAATGTGAGCGAAGTAGTAACGGCAACAAGAAAAACAGGCTGATCTTGTTCATTGCTGTTGCTGCCAGTGGAATCCTTCTGATGTTATCTTGTTGCTGCTTCTACATTTACAGTTTCTTGCGGTGGCGCGAGAGGGTTCAAAAAGGCAACGCCGGGGAAAAGAAGCCGAGCCCGACTACTGCCAGTTCAAGAACGAGTGGTGGTCGTGGAAGCAGCGAAAGCAGTGGACCCAAGCTTATTATCTTCAATAACAAGATAACATTAGCAGAAACAATAGAAGCAACAAGGCAATTTGACGAAGAAAATGTCCTCAGCAGAACTCGACAGGGTGTAGTtttcaaggcttgcttcaacgaTGGAATGGTGCTCGCTATTCGTAGACTGCCAAATGGATCCCTTGACATGAACACATTTAGGAAAGAAGCTGAATCGCTAGGCAGAGTGAAGCATCGAAACTTAACCGTTTTACGTGGATACTATGCTGGATCACCTGACCTTAGACTCCTCGTTTACGACTACATGCCTAATGGAAACCTCGGAACCTTGCTTCAAGAAGCATCACACCAAGACGGCCATGTCCTCAACTGGCCAATGAGGCATCTCATTGCCCTTGGCATATCTCGTGGTCTTGCCTTCCTCCACACAAATTCAATGGTTCACGGAGATGTGAAGCCACAAAACGTGCTGTTTGATGCCGATTTCGAAGCCCATTTATCCGATTTTGGATTAGACAAGCTCACACTCGCTCCATCATACGAACCATCCACCTCAACATCAGTTGGAACACTAGGTTATGTAGCACCAGAATCAGCACTTACAAATGAAGTGACTAAAGAATCAGATGTCTATAGTTTCGGGATTGTTTTGTTAGAACTCTTGACCGGCAAAAGGCCCATAATGTTCACTGAAGATGAAGATATAGTGAAATGGGTGAAAAGGCAACTCCAGAGAGGTCAAATTTCAGAGCTTTTAGAACCAGGATTGCTTGAATTAGACCCTGAATCATCAGAATGGGAGGAGTTCTTGCTAGGAATAAAAGTCGGATTGCTTTGCACCGGATCCGATCCATCCGAACGACCCAAAATGACAGACATTGTGTTCATGCTCGAAGGATGCCGGGTTGGACCCGACATCCACTCATCAGCTGACCCAACTTCCCTGCCTTCTCCAGCTTGA
- the LOC140985550 gene encoding fibrillin protein 5 homolog, whose translation MPAYEVRLMATKIAQAPNVFPPSSTKMTMKLPLMAAQHNFIRFRDNTFRFWHHYSIKIAEQAPQLSSTDEEELSDYGTPAEIKRDLYAALQGINRGIFGVPSAKKSEIGKLVELLESQNPTPEPTLCLEKVAGVWKLIFSSITILGSRRTKLGLRDFINLGDFFQSIDLAEGKAVNVIKFSARGLTLLSGQLTIEASFKCTSKSRVDIRYNKSMITPDQLMNVFRKNYDLLLGIFNPEGWLEITYVDDSLRIGRDDKGNIFILERVE comes from the exons ATGCCAGCCTACGAGGTCAGACTGATGGCTACAAAGATCGCGCAAGCTCCCAACGTGTTCCCGCCCAGTTCAACCAAGATGACGATGAAGCTGCCATTAATGGCGGCCCAACACAACTTCATCAGATTCCGAGATAATACTTTTCGATTTTGGCACCACTATTCCATCAAAATTGCAGAGCAGGCACCTCAATTGTCTTCCACAGATGAAGAAGAGCTTTCAGATTACGGGACTCCTGCCGAGATTAAACGAGACCTTTATGCTGCATTACAAG GCATTAACAGAGGCATTTTTGGGGTCCCTTCTGCCAAGAAAAGTGAAATTGGAAAATTGGTCGAGCTTTTAGAGTCTCAAAATCCCACTCCTGAACCCACTCTTTGCCTAGAAAAG gTTGCTGGAGTGTGGAAGCTCATCTTTAGCTCCATTACAATTCTGGGTTCAAGAAGAACCAAACTGGGATTGAGAGATTTCATCAATTTGGGAGATTTCTTCCAATCTATTGATCTTGCTGAG GGTAAAGCAGTTAATGTGATCAAGTTTAGCGCCAGAGGTCTGACTCTGTTGAGTGGACAGCTTACCATTGAAGCCTCGTTCAAGTGTACTTCGAAATCA AGAGTTGACATAAGATACAACAAGTCCATGATCACTCCAGACCAG TTGATGAATGTCTTCCGCAAAAATTATGACCTCCTTCTTGGCATCTTCAACCCCGAGGGCTGGCTTGAGATCAC ATATGTTGACGATTCATTGAGGATAGGGAGAGATGACAAAGGAAATATCTTCATCTTGGAAAGAGTTGAGTAA
- the LOC140986290 gene encoding histone H1: MAPLDPIQTIINDSENGHVYGSQIPSQKYQSVSIQRDQSDFSNPLQKDRSPFIYSGRKFPAIAEAKAIFSDFHIFPFQLLKPHFGAMLATAEAPKPKAEKKAPAVKEKKPKAVKTSSHPPYFEMIKEALLALNEKGGSSAYAIAKYMEEKHKSVLPANFRKILGLQLKNSTLKGKLIKIKASFKLSDAGKKDNPKPAAKKPAAVSKKAAATKATAKKPKAAPAAKKATAASVGTKRKAVTKKTEGVKKVAPKKAATAKPKQPKSIKSPAAKKTKRVKA, from the exons ATGGCACCGCTCGATCCAATTCAAACAATTATCAACGACTCAGAGAATGGCCACGTGTACGGTTCACAAATCCCCAGCCAAAAGTATCAGTCCGTGTCAATTCAGAGGGACCAATCAGATTTCAGCAATCCACTTCAGAAAGATCGCTCCCCGTTTATATATTCTGGAAGGAAATTCCCTGCCATTGCAGAAGCAAAAGCAATTTTCTCAGACTTCCATATTTTTCCGTTCCAGCTCTTGAAACCACATTTCGGCGCGATGTTGGCCACCGCAGAAGCCCCGAAGCCAAAGGCGGAGAAGAAGGCTCCGGCCGTGAAAGAGAAGAAACCCAAGGCGGTTAAAACTTCTTCTCACCCTCCATACTTCGAG ATGATCAAGGAGGCTTTGTTAGCACTGAATGAGAAGGGTGGGTCCAGCGCCTACGCAATCGCCAAGTACATGGAAGAGAAGCACAAATCTGTTCTACCGGCGAATTTCAGGAAAATTCTAGGCCTTCAGTTGAAGAACTCCACTCTGAAAGGAAAGCTCATCAAAATCAAGGCTTCATTCAAGCTATCCGACGCCGGAAAGAAGGATAACCCCAAGCCCGCCGCCAAGAAACCTGCCGCTGTTAGCAAGAAAGCCGCTGCCACAAAGGCCACAGCAAAGAAACCTAAAGCAGCACCAGCAGCAAAGAAAGCCACAGCTGCCTCTGTGGGTACAAAAAGGAAGGCGGTGACGAAGAAGACGGAGGGTGTGAAGAAGGTGGCTCCGAAGAAGGCAGCTACAGCTAAGCCGAAGCAACCCAAGAGCATTAAATCGCCGGCTGCAAAGAAAACGAAGAGGGTTAAAGCGTAG
- the LOC140986289 gene encoding pentatricopeptide repeat-containing protein At1g62260, mitochondrial, with translation MQFHGMGLGNLTGSSFLQIFNFRTVQWWRFSTDRVLSTQKTNPSRFPRQLFKENKKITQMIQSGKIQDARMLFDKLPQRNTVTWNSMLTGYVQNRDIARARKFFDEMPERDVISWNLMISGYMSCYRRGYVDEGRLLFDEMPARDSVSWNTMISGYAKNGWMDDALRLFNCMPEKNVVSWNAMITGFLNNGDVESATDLFKRMPKRDAASLSAFVSGLIQNDELDEAAKVLIGYEEIGDEKKDMVHAYNTLIAGYGQKGRVEDARFLFNLIPPCSCKENGRHARFEKNVVSWNSMIMCYVKAGDMTRAKDLFDQMEDRDTFTWNTMISGYVHVPSMEEATDLFSKMPAPDASSWNSILSGFAQLGKMELALDFFERMPNKNKVSWNTIIAGFEKNADYKEAIDHFVQMQSAGEKPDRFTLSSLLSVCAESVAQTLGIQIHQLVTKFVIPDVPLNNALITMYARCGAIFEAKKVFNEIEFQRNVISWNAMIGGYAYHGFAEEAIELFESMKLLKVKPTYITFISVLNACAHAGLVEQGKSYFKSMVQDFGIERRVEHYASLVDVIGRHGQVEEAMDIINCMTIQPDKAVWGALLGACRVHNNVEFARVAAEALMRLEPESSGPYVLLYNMYADAGRWNDADEIRILMERNNIKKERGYSSVNSSYP, from the coding sequence ATGCAATTTCATGGGATGGGGTTGGGAAATTTGACCGGTTCTTCGTTTTTGCAAATATTCAACTTTCGGACCGTGCAATGGTGGCGATTTAGTACCGATCGAGTACTCTCAACACAAAAAACCAACCCCTCTCGTTTCCCTCGACAACTTTTTAAAGAGAATAAGAAAATCACGCAGATGATCCAAAGCGGCAAGATCCAAGATGCAAGAATGTTGTTTGATAAATTACCTCAGAGAAACACTGTGACTTGGAACTCCATGCTCACTGGATATGTTCAAAATCGGGATATTGCGAGAGCGCggaaattttttgatgaaatgccGGAAAGGGACGTTATCTCATGGAATTTGATGATTTCAGGGTACATGTCATGTTACAGAAGGGGGTATGTAGATGAAGGTAGGCTTTTGTTTGATGAAATGCCTGCGAGGGATTCCGTTTCTTGGAACACTATGATTAGTGGGTACGCAAAGAATGGTTGGATGGATGATGCTCTGAGGCTGTTCAATTGTATGCCGGAGAAGAATGTGGTTTCTTGGAATGCAATGATCACTGGGTTTTTGAATAATGGCGATGTTGAGAGTGCTACTGATTTATTTAAGAGAATGCCGAAGCGAGATGCTGCGTCTCTGAGTGCATTTGTGTCTGGCTTGATTCAGAACGATGAATTGGATGAGGCAGCAAAAGTTTTAATTGGATATGAAGAAATAGGCGATGAGAAAAAAGACATGGTGCATGCTTATAATACTTTAATTGCAGGATATGGTCAGAAAGGAAGGGTGGAGGATGCTCGTTTTCTTTTTAACCTGATACCTCCTTGTAGTTGCAAGGAGAATGGGAGACATGCGAGGTTTGAAAAGAATGTAGTTTCATGGAATTCGATGATCATGTGTTATGTGAAAGCAGGGGATATGACGCGTGCCAAGGACTTATTCGATCAGATGGAAGACCGAGATACTTTTACATGGAACACGATGATTAGTGGATATGTTCATGTTCCGTCCATGGAAGAGGCTACAGATCTCTTCTCTAAGATGCCAGCTCCTGATGCATCATCATGGAATTCAATATTATCGGGTTTTGCTCAGCTAGGAAAGATGGAGCTCGCTCTTGATTTCTTTGAGAGAATGCCTAACAAAAACAAGGTTTCTTGGAATACCATAATAGCTGGATTCGAGAAAAATGCAGATTACAAAGAAGCAATTGATCATTTTGTTCAGATGCAGTCTGCAGGAGAGAAACCTGATCGATTCACTCTCTCTTCTCTTCTTAGTGTTTGTGCAGAATCTGTTGCTCAAACACTTGGAATCCAGATTCATCAGCTGgtaacaaaatttgttatacCCGACGTACCGTTGAATAACGCTTTGATTACCATGTATGCAAGATGTGGGGCAATATTTGAAGCAAAGAAGGTTTTCAACGAGATTGAATTTCAGAGGAATGTAATCTCTTGGAACGCCATGATAGGAGGATATGCATATCATGGATTCGCTGAGGAGGCCATCGAACTTTTCGAGTCAATGAAGTTGTTGAAAGTAAAGCCAACTTATATCACGTTTATATCGGTTTTGAATGCATGTGCTCATGCTGGCCTAGTGGAACAAGGcaagtcatattttaaatcCATGGTTCAAGATTTTGGTATTGAACGTAGAGTGGAACACTATGCCTCCCTTGTGGATGTTATTGGCAGGCATGGACAGGTTGAGGAGGCCATGGATATTATTAACTGTATGACTATTCAGCCAGACAAAGCTGTGTGGGGGGCCTTGTTAGGTGCTTGTCGCGTGCACAATAATGTTGAGTTTGCAAGAGTAGCGGCTGAAGCATTAATGAGACTTGAACCAGAAAGCTCTGGCCCCTATGTCTTGCTATACAACATGTATGCCGATGCTGGAAGGTGGAATGATGCTGATGAGATCAGGATCTTGATGGAGAGAAACAATATTAAAAAGGAACGAGGTTATAGTAGTGTGAATTCCAGTTATCCATAA